In Palaemon carinicauda isolate YSFRI2023 chromosome 14, ASM3689809v2, whole genome shotgun sequence, the following proteins share a genomic window:
- the LOC137653297 gene encoding ligand-gated ion channel 50-like produces the protein MTETLQVSLRIFVLWNDSRLTFKNLLDEGKVNYLGQHLSTLWIPLLVIQNEENLAGTAKANKQLYVMRKGLPVRTGQDYIYTGSENSVLLIQKQSYYISCKFNMRAFPFDVQDCWINITIGNSASDSMRLSANLYHVIRDLKMNEYDVLDCNLTVSKSTMHVWVRLRRFPEYHILSSYFPVFLLHLLGYGTLFIDPHDFQDRGTMSLTSLLVLISFYSDSAMALPKTSYLKMIDFWYIFSITFLSLIIGVHLVTNRVKRWENPPDKSTMVQMFHPLSTAENYGDDIGPKGSSSSHNVNVSRNFNASVLFGAKIIFGVIYIIFHVVYWSSIGLRN, from the exons ATGACGGAGACCTTGCAAGTGTCCTTGAGGATCTTTGTGCTTTGGAATGACAGTCGTCTAACTTTCAAAAATCTTCTGGACGAGGGTAAAGTGAACTATCTTGGACAGCATCTGAGCACCCTGTGGATTCCTCTCCTCGTG ATACAGAATGAGGAAAACTTAGCTGGAACGGCAAAAGCAAATAAACAACTGTATGTGATGAGAAAGGGGCTGCCTGTCAGAACTGGTCAAG ATTACATCTACACAGGATCAGAGAATTCTGTATTGTTGATACAGAAACAATCCTATTACATCTCGTGCAAGTTCAACATGAGGGCCTTTCCCTTCGACGTACAAGACTGCTGGATCAACATCACCATAGGAAATTCGGCCTCAGACAGCATGAGGCTCTCCGCAAATCTCTATCATGTGATCAGGGACCTTAAGATGAACGAGTACGACGTCCTGGACTGTAACCTGACGGTGTCCAAGAGCACGATGCACGTCTGGGTCAGGTTGCGCAGGTTCCCGGAGTATCACATTCTCTCTTCCTACTTTCCAGTGTTCTTACTTCATCTCTTGGGATACGGCACTCTGTTCATTGACCCACATGATTTTCAg GACAGAGGCACCATGAGTCTGACGTCATTGTTGGTGCTGATTTCGTTCTATTCGGACTCGGCGATGGCCCTCCCGAAGACTTCGTACTTGAAAATGATCGATTTCTGGTACATCTTCAGCATCACCTTCCTGTCTCTCATCATTGGAGTGCATCTTGTTACCAACAGAGTCAAGAGATGGGAAAATCCTCCAGATAAGAGTACCATGGTCCAGATGTTTCATCCTTTATCAACTGCCGAGAACTATGGAGATGATATAGGACCAAAAGGATCATCGTCCAGTCACAACGTAAATGTTTCCAGGAACTTCAATGCGTCCGTGCTCTTCGGTGCTAAAATCATCTTTGGAGTCATATAtatcattttccatgtggtttacTGGAGTTCAATTGGGCTTAGAAATTAG